One segment of Panulirus ornatus isolate Po-2019 chromosome 2, ASM3632096v1, whole genome shotgun sequence DNA contains the following:
- the LOC139758320 gene encoding uncharacterized protein, whose translation MGKSFCPRRPSGRFFVSLPVAGSHRAAHVFPCRLVTPVPRTLRIAAATTAPCTHGSSEGGEGKKAAEDPQSKQPSEGLSPRSKEDENGRDPGVESEKTENDDDAAAASQAGLKRSLTPEADEGDGATHLTPPPAPKAARLENEPRTSNPMDRNDTLLIFLPKSLASSSASPVDCDPPLQLETKQCRMLTVPQLLQEREYQKSLNVVLCKRLSLFDRIYQNKRIVTREVPW comes from the coding sequence atgGGAAAGTCATTTTGCCCTCGTCGACCTTCAGGCAGGTTCTTTGTGTCCCTCCCGGTCGCTGGATCACATAGAGCGGCTCATGTATTCCCCTGTCGCTTGGTCACACCCGTGCCAAGGACACTGCGGATCGCCGCTGCCACCACGGCGCCTTGCACCCACGGTTCGTCGGAAGGCGGGGAGGGAAAGAAGGCTGCCGAGGACCCGCAGTCCAAACAACCATCAGAGGGATTGAGTCCCCGGTCGAAGGAAGACGAAAACGGAAGAGATCCGGGAGTTGAATCAGAGAAAacggagaatgatgatgatgctgccgCTGCATCGCAGGCGGGACTCAAGAGATCTCTGACGCCGGAGGCTGATGAAGGCGATGGCGCTACACATCTCACTCCACCGCCGGCGCCGAAAGCGGCCAGACTTGAGAATGAACCAAGGACCTCTAACCCCATGGATAGAAACGACACTTTACTCATCTTCCTTCCCAAGAGCCTCGCCTCCTCCTCAGCTTCCCCAGTCGATTGTGACCCACCGCTGCAACTGGAGACGAAGCAGTGTCGCATGCTGACAGTGCCCCAGCTCCTGCAAGAGCGGGAATACCAGAAGAGTCTCAACGTCGTTCTCTGCAAGAGACTGTCTCTGTTCGACAGGATATATCAGAACAAGCGGATCGTCACTCGCGAAGTACCGTGGTAA